In Coleofasciculus sp. FACHB-T130, the DNA window CTGTATGCCTTTGGCGTAGTTGCAGTATATTGACGAAAGACTCTGGTGAAGTGACTCTGACTCTTAAAACCTACTTGTTGAAGTATTTCTGCAATTGTCAACTCTTGCTTAGCTAAAAGCAATTTAGCTTTCTCAATCCGACATTTGGTCACATATTGATGCGGTGCAAGTCCGGTAGATTGTTTGAACAAGCTGGCAAAGTAATGTGGGCTCATCTGAACAGTGGCGGCAATTTCAGCCAACATCAAGTCTTGGTATAAATAGTCGTTGATGTAAGCGATCGCTTCTCTTAACTTGTGAAGCGGTAATCCGCCTGTGTAGTCTCGAACGAGCGATCGCTTGACAGAGTATCGCTGTAGCAAATGAGCCGAGAGAGCAGTTGCCATAGACTCAGCATACAGACGACTATCTACTCCACCTGATTCAAGTTCAGTTTTCAGTGATAAACCAATTTGCTGAATCAGCGGATCGTGTACTCTGAATTGCGGCACTATCTCTACTCGATCTGCATCAACTGATTCATACGCAACACGAGCAAATGTTGCTGGTTCAAGATAAAGATTAATAAACTCGGCTTTGCGATCGCATTTAGCGATTAAATCTGATTGATTGGCGGGAAAAATACCAACATCACCATCTGTATAGCGCTCACTCTGCCAGTGTCCATTTCTTTTTAGTCTTATCTCGAATTGCCCAACACAGATGGTGATAATATGCTGGGCAAAGCAACATTCAGGAAGTTCGTGAGCAGACTGTCGATGATAAGCGAAGTGAATACCTGACCACGCAGAAGTATTACTTGAGAGTACAGGTGCGTTTAGGACAAGCTGCTTCCAAACTTTTTCTTGTGTGAGATCGATATTCGGTAGTTGAGCTTCTGGCATGACTGGTATAGCTTTGCATGGCTATCCTTAGTTTATGGGGTTAACCGAATGAATGTGACACCGGGACACTTTATCCGTGAAAAGAAAAGCTTAAAGCAGTTATTAGAGTTACCTTTTTTGCGATTATTGATTCTGGTACTTACTATTTACCCTGCTATCAGAATGGACAACGATATCGTTCTTTTTCTTGCCGGTGTTGGCGTACTCGTCTTCTATCTCATCTTCTCGGCGCTGACTGAAATGGGGACTAAACTCCCCTGGAAGAAATAGCTAGTTTTGTTGTATGGTGGGCTTCTGCCCACACGTTTTGAAACATTTATAGAAAGATGCGATCGCGTCCTTCTACGCCTAAAATTATTGAAGATCCGCAATCATCCTTGGGCAGAAAGAAGGGCGCTCGCACCTGCTTCTTACGTTACTTTTCACAGTTACAGAACCATTGGAAGCAGGCGTTAGGTAAACATTCTCTCAGTTTTCCGTTTTGGGGCTGCTGAGAAAGCTTAAATTATTC includes these proteins:
- a CDS encoding AraC family transcriptional regulator, with amino-acid sequence MPEAQLPNIDLTQEKVWKQLVLNAPVLSSNTSAWSGIHFAYHRQSAHELPECCFAQHIITICVGQFEIRLKRNGHWQSERYTDGDVGIFPANQSDLIAKCDRKAEFINLYLEPATFARVAYESVDADRVEIVPQFRVHDPLIQQIGLSLKTELESGGVDSRLYAESMATALSAHLLQRYSVKRSLVRDYTGGLPLHKLREAIAYINDYLYQDLMLAEIAATVQMSPHYFASLFKQSTGLAPHQYVTKCRIEKAKLLLAKQELTIAEILQQVGFKSQSHFTRVFRQYTATTPKAYRDAL